aaaaaaattgtcagtttaaatgagatatatatcaaattttGCACTTGTATTAAAGATGCAGCTTGTAGCCTAGTGGGAAGGATGTTGCCCATTATGCTCTAGgtcttgggttcaaatcccacatttgacattttcatatttctcttctcatttccacgtcaacagcttgtgggcccacttgatgaggtggcaaaggtccacgtcagctccgtttgctgactcatatattttttaacggaagttgacggcaggggcttatcactatatattattttctcattaggggcttattcccaagaaaaaattttgtaggggcttaaaccaaaggaaccctattttataggggcctccaacatatttaagccttattttattatttctatgttttatttagatttatttatttgaataatAGATAAATGCTGATGTGTAGATTATCTTTCAAAcattctcaaatttttttccttaTTATTAATATCATCTTCAACTTTTGTATGTTCTAAACTTCTTAAAGCATTGAATAAGCCTTTTAAAAAGAGATTAATAATACCtataaaaaactaaatttaTACTTATTTTGAAAATTCATTCATTACATAAATATGAGACAAATATTAACAAAATTATAATacagtactccctccgttccttattaactgttcactttgaagaaaaaattgttcctatatatctgtccacttagagtttcaagagagcattaattgatgtttttccaagaaatgcccttacaaaaacaataaatgaagaaagataaaatacattctaaagaGTTATATaggaaaaaacaaataatacttttatgaaaatcaacacaatttaattactttccttaatttgtgtgaactttctcttcctggacagataaatatgaacggagggagtataaccTAAACTTCAAATaacttattatttaaaattaattttctgtaAACAACAAGCATAGTGGACAGTTGCAGCACCTGCAtcttgtttgaactttgaactcTGAACTTTTGCAGCAGCAATGCACTTGAGTAATTCACACGCACCCCTCtgtcaaaattaaaaaataaatcaaaaaacaGCGCGtgctcttactctctctcccACATTcaaatttccttcttcttcttcttcttcttctttcattctCCCTTCTCACTCACTCTCACTCTTCCCCTTCCCTTTCacacacaacaaaacacaaagCAAACCGCCACAAACCCAAAATCTCGCCACAAAATCCAAATCTCGCCACAAAACTCTCTTCTCCCTGTCTCTTTCTTCCCTCTGTTTTCTCTGTCATTTAGAGAGGAAGCTGTGTTTTTGCAGAGAATCACCTACCCATCTTCATCTCAACACTCAATCCACCCTGCATTTTCCATTTCATGCAGAGATTCCATCTGGGTCTCTCTCAAAACACCCCCTTCATGATGGATTCTtccttatcatcatcatcatcccctATCTCCCTCAAAAACCAAAACACACCCTTTCAAGACCCTCCACAAGCTTCCCCAAAACCCTCCAAGAAAAGCTTGGTAGCTTCTCTAATGGGCGCTGCCACCACCCTCCGCACCCCTTCCTTCAAAGAAGACAACTACTTCATCTCCCTTCTCAAATCCTCTGAGAAGAAAGCCCTTCAGGAGCTCAAGGAAAAGCTCCTTGCTTCTTCTGattcttcttctgattctggTTCTTCCATGTGGGGTGTTCCTCTCCTTGGTGGTGATGACAGAGCTGATGTGATACTCTTGAAGTTTCTCAGAGCGAGGGACTTCAGGGTTGGTGAAGCTCTCAACATGCTTCTCAAGTGCTTGGCTTGGAGGAAAGAGTTTGCTGCTGAAACTGTTGCAGAAGAGGATTTGGGGTTCAAGGAGCTTGAAGGGGTGATTGCTTATATGCAAGGCTATGACAGAGAGGGACACCCTGTTTGCTACAATGCCTATGGGGTGTTCAGGGACAAGGACATGTATGAGAGGATTTTTGGAGATGAAGAGAAGCTGAAGAAGTTTCTAAGGTGGAGGGTTCAGGTCCTTGAAAGAGGGATCAAGCTTCTTCATTTTAAGCCTGGTGGGGTCAATTCTCTCATTCAGGTCACTGACCTTAAGGACATGCCCAAGAGAGAGCTCAGGGTGGCTTCTAATCAGATCCTTTCTCTGTTTCAAGACAATTACCCTGAAATGGTGGCTCGCAAGGTttgattatttgatttttttcatgttTCTCTAATTTGGTTGTGTTCTTCAAAATTAGAAACAAGGTGAGTTGGTAATTACTAATTTCTCATTTGCTTGATTTCGGTTTTGGGGGTTCAGATTTTCATCAATGTGCCCTGGTACTTTAGCATGTTGTATTCAATGTTCAGTCCATTTTTGACTCAAAGGACTAAGAGCAAGTTTGTAATCTCTAAGGAAGGAAATGCTGCAGAGACACTCTACAAGTGAGTCTATTGTGTCCATTTTCTTACCTATTGCAACCAACAAATCCACATTTGTAGAATGTTTTGGTTGGCCACTTGGCCTATTCTTCTCAATTTTTATTTATGTAAAGATTTCTCCATTTGTCTGAGATTTTAATCACTCATTTTAACATTGAAAGCTGTCTTTACTTGGCTTTCATTTTGTAGTTAGCAAATATAGTTGTTCCATGTTTCCTTCTATTTCTGCTTTGGGTTTGTTTTCTGAAATTAGTTCTTTTCTTATTCTCAGATTTATAAGGCCTGAAGACATTCCTGTTCAGTATGGAGGACTGAATCGTCCCAGCGATTTGCAGAATGGTCCCCCAAAACCTGCTTCTGAGTTCACTGTCAAAGGAGGGGAGAAAGTAAACATACAAATAGAAGGAATTGAGGTGTGATCATCATTCACCCCATTCCATTTACTCTTCCCTATGCACACTTTGATTCAATGATTCCTCCTTTTAAGataaaatattatgttttttGGAATCTActtatttcaaattcaaaacacTACAAggttaatgtttttttatacaCTGTTGGTGATTACTTTACTAATTGTTGTGTGAACTAGGCTGATGCAACTATCACGTGGGACATTGTGGTTGGAGGTTGGGACTTGGAATATAGTGCTGAGTTTGTCCCAAATGCTGAAGGAAGCTACACCATTGCAGTTGAGAAGCCAAGGAAGATTGGAGCCTCAGAAGAAGCAATTCACAACTCATTCACTTCTAAAGAATCTGGGAAAATGGTACTCTCTGTTGATAACTCTGCCTCCAGGAAGAAAAAGGTTGCTGCTTATCGCTATGTCGTCCGCAAATGTAGCACCAGTTGAGATGGCcattaatagcatgtttggattcatGTTTAAATCTTCCAAAATCGATCATACTCTCTCAAAAGCTATTAGGAGTTTCTTCTCCCATAAACATGAAAATCATCTACCGTGCATCCAATCATGCATTAAGTTTCAAATAGCTTTTTGGAgctttttatttaactttttgcTCTTGATGTTTCTTTTGTCTAATATTTTGGAGGATTCTTATTTATGCTTCTGAACTTGTCGAAGCCTGTTTAATAGGGGTATTAATCAACTACTAGTAGTGTAGTGTACTAGTGTATTGTATAAAAGAGAACAAATGGTGGTAGTGTTATATTTCTTGGTATAGGAGAAAGGCAATTAAGTTTGCTTGTGTTGCATACCATGTTTCTATTTGTGAGCTAGTGACAATTGCATTGTCATTTGAGACACGTGGAATTTACAAGTTGGGATTGGTTATGGTGTCAATTCAGAGAAAGACAGAGATTGTTTATTTGGCTTGTTGTGTATGTTGCAATCTACACAGGGATCGCTTTGTGAAGGCGCAATCTATGGTTTGTGATTTGGAGTTCTGTTTTTGTATTGGGTTTGATTGGTTGAAGGAAAGTGCTTGGGATGTGTTAGtcgaaatgaaaagaaaagttaCCACCAAATACGTATATCAATTGACACCAACGTGTTCTAGCTAAGTAGATGTATGCCTTGTGTTCGAGGCTAATATTTGATAGGAAGAACTTTAACATCAATAATAGTTTTACCGGTTCAAACAAGATTTTGCTTTGAGAGATAATCaaacaaaaagaaatgaaaaagaaaacttaAGTGGGGATAGATGTTTGACTAGACTATGCATTTTTGAAGGTGAGGTTTGTGTTGCTTTGTATAGAACTAGATAgtaacccgtgcgatgcacggttgCTAGTTTTAATTACAATCAATAATTTGTTatgaatataaattaaatactaTTTAATGGTTATATTAATCTATTTTGAACTCTAGgatataaaaacatattttccccAACAATAtctatttcaaatttaattttcacCATACATGTGTAATaattggtttttatttaaaatctgtttttttttgtggttggtgtgagaaaataaatattgttACTAAAATATGTGACTACAATAAATTtagaattatattttttaaaattaaattccactACTTAATAAagtctttagctttttgtgtaaAATATGGTAATACTATATATGTTTTGCTGTTGAAGATAAAATGGTTAACAACAAAGTTTTAAATCGAATTTAGCAACATAACTGAGTTATACGAAGGACAATGTTTAGGAAAAACAAATGTTTGATTGAAATTTTTGAGTAACTATTTCAATTGTCCAAGATTGAAATTAAGAGTGGTAGTTCATATTGTGTAAAGTCAACCTCATTGATTCTAATTATAAATATATGCAACTAATCTGCTACTCCATACTATTATACACTACTATTTCTAAATgagttaaaaataataatttccttctttctccaattgtattgggttgaagtaccccttgtacttcttttcaatatgagttaaaatattttttaatatatattattaataaaaaaatgaggaatctctttctattttaaattaaaaagataTTATGACAATTCTTACATCACAGCTGAAAAATATAACTATCTTCCATTCATGATAACCACATCCTATATAAATGATATAGAATCAGCTGTCAAAACTACATTAAGGAAAGTAGAGTCAATGTCGTTCTATGCATACATTGGTTATTCAACCAAGGAATGTAAATAATAAAGTTCATAGCACATGAGCATGCAAGGAACCATTGAAATTCTTGATGAATGAGGACACTATCTAGTTCTGACAACACTATTCAATTCATAACCATATTTATATGAGAAACTATAATATGTATCATCAATCTTCAATACACCATATATAGATTATCCAAGCCAAgacctgcaaaaaaaaaaattctacctCGGTTATTAATTTTGCATATAACAAAAAGCTTATCTTACATTAATCTTCATTTGcagaaaatcatataaaaaaacaCAATGTAAGAGAGAGAAATTACCCACAATAGTATCCAAAGTAACAGAAGAAACCCACATTATCAAGCATATCATTGAAGCCCATTTTGTTTAACTTGCATTATATGAGGTATATACCAACCAGGTTTGTTATGACGCTTGACAAAGCCAATGCAGAAGAAACATCATTCCCTGCACCTGAATGTCTTCCCCTAAAAGCAGcttagcaaacctttgcttcaTCAATTCAGCTACTGAACAAAAGAACAATGAAAGAATTGTTAACAATGATAGGTCTTTCGTGAACAGGATAGtttgacttatgctaagtgtTATTAGTGATCATCTGTTAACTGATAAGCAGTAGCTCATGATCTTGTTTGATCATATTGATTTTAATGCAATATAAAATCTAGGCATAATCTTGAATTAAAATTTAGAAGCCAAAGAAACCTATTGATACAAATAATTATTGTCACCAATATACTGTCCTAAAGGCATCAGTAAAGTATTTACTTCAATCCTCCCTCCAATTGATAATAAATTATCTATTTGTTTCACACTTTAAAAAGGGAATAGAGAGGTAATGAACCTAAATGTCATGTAGATAAACAATCATAAGTGGATTGGCCTCCATCTCTTCTTCTATCATAGAAGAAATTGTATGTTGGCCAGCTTGCTACTCATTCTTTTCCCAACCAAGTTAATTGGTTGTGAATTGCCTGGTATTCTTTTTTATCTGCTCTATTTTCCAGATCAACTGCTCCCTCAAAATGGAAGCATAAACCTCAAAACACACAATATCACAGAAAGCCCAAAGGAAATACCTATAGGAAATTTCTTTGGAATAATTGAGTCCACTGACTTGTACACAACCTCAATAGGTCCTCAATTGCAGTTTCCTATTTGCAAAGTGAGAAACTTAAGAAATGATCAAGGTACATGCAGCTAAAGAGGAAAATGCTTCCATAGACACAGGTAAAagagtcatagaaaaagattaGAATAGGAAAAGATATGAACTTTACCTGGGGTGGAAGTTGATAGAGTTTGCTGCACTGAAAGTCTGATACAACAACACAGTGAAAGAAAATTCAGAAACTCTATAACTCTTACTATAATTTAAAAAGAACTAAAGatgtataaatatttttagTAAGAACTAAACCCTAGTTATATATTAAGGATAATGCTTTGAAACAATAGAATTCTCCTGTGTACTTCCCATACTACAGCTGTATAAATATTTATAGTAAAGGGGATTAGAATCAACATAACTTAAATTAAGATAGTGAAGTTAGACTACACTGAACAAACCTTATGAGAAATATGGCAAGAGAAAACAGGATTTAAGATGCAGCAAATTAAATGGAGAATGGGCACATACTTTTGTTGAATTACTGGCAGGTTCTAGATCTCTGAAAAAAATTCAGTTTATGGCAGATCAGACAGGGTTCAATTCATTGGCTGGAAAAGTTTGTCTATAGACAAACATTAAGGAGCTTTCCTTGCTCAATCCTAGAGCTATTCTTACTTTCTTTGTAGTAATTTGCAAACGCTGAAGCCAAAGAATCAAGTTTAATAAAATGTAAATATAAGTTGTGTGGGTTTTAAGGATCTCCAAGTTGGTTTTTTTATGGACTATGATGGTTATTCCCTAAGATTTTGAAGAAATTTGATTCAACTTCCAAGTCAGGCGGGCTTCTttgtttattgaatgaatctcCTATTCATGCATCTGGAATCAATTCCACATATCAAACACACACAATATCACAGAAATCCCAAAGAAAATACCTATAGGAAATTTCTTTGGAATAGTTTAGTCCACTGACTTACACACAACCTCAATAGGTTCCTCAACTGCAGTTTCCTATTTGCAAAGTGAGAAACTTAAGAAATTATCACATGTTCAACACTACGGTATATGCAGCCAAAGAGAAAAATACTTCCTAGACATAGATAAAAGAGTCATAACAAATAAGATTAGAATAGGAAAAGAAATGACTTTTACCTGCGGTAGAAGTGGATAGAGTTTGCTGCACTGGAAGTCTAATACAACAACACAACAAAAGAAGATTCAGAAACTCTATCACTCTTACTATAATTTAAAAAGAAGTACAGAAAAATTCAAGGGTATTAGTATCACCACTTACAAAGGTGGTAGCATCTTCAACAAACTATGGGTTGGCATTCAAAAGTAAATCCAAATGAACAAAATTTATCAGAAAATGAACAGTAAAAATAAAAGCTCTTTGAAATTGTTTATTTTTGCATGCATTGGATACCTTGAAGTAACAGAAATAAGAGCCTTTAGACATTATCTCCGGCAATCTCACCCATGGATCAGGTCTGGCTTCAGCCTTCCCGTGGACTCCTCCACAACAAACTTCTTCTCTTGACTCCAGCTTCATACAAACTCTCTTCATTTTCATGTGTGGTATGAGTGTGTGCCACAAAAATCTCAATTGGAGTGCCTTATATAGGGTGCTGGCGGGAAAAAAGTGATGTAAAGTATAGTCCTAAATTGAATTGGTGCAGAAAAGTGAAATTAGATGTTGAAAAGTTTTCACTTACAGTCTAGTTCAGAAAAGTAGTAAAAAGGCAAAAAAATCAGATAAAGGAGAAAAGGGTTTTTAACCTGTCAAAAAACTGGGATTTGCGGTGGTTGTGTCGTCGGAGATTGCGAGCTCGCCGGAGGAGAAAGGAAGGGGATGCTTGCGGCTGTTGAAAGAGGTGTTTGGCGGTTCTCCGGCGAGGTGGGACGGCGACTGTTGAAAGGAATGCACGATAGAAAGTGAAGAATAGAGGCAGATCTGGGTTGTCTGCGATGGTGGTGCTCGCAGCGGAGCTCGCGGCAGTTGCCAGGGTTGAGGATTCCGGTGGAGGAGGGGGAGAGAGGGTGAGGGTATTATTGAACCTATCTATTTTATTTACTTTATAGTTTATACATAATTCCAATAAATTTGGTgcaatttgtaataaaaaaagcAACAAAAAGGAATCAAAAGTAGCCCTTACGGTGGACCTTGACACACTGAATAAAACTCTCAAAGTGAACAGTAGATTTTAGCTTATTCCTTTGTAGTGTTTATagatttgatatttttaatatatggaCTATGGTCCAATCTAGCCAGTGATGAGAGTTCCAAAGAAAGAAGCGGGAAGAGTTCACGGGTGGTAGCGTGTTGAAGGAGTGAAAATTGAACAGTGGAGCCTCGTTTCCTTACTTTCCTAATGTTTGGTTTGGTGAACTATTTCAGGCATTTACCTTTTCCTTTTAAATTATGATCCTCTTCTCTGCTAGTTTTCTTAACGCCTTAGTTTTTACACCTTCATTCATTTTTCTTAGATTTGTCTTTTCCCCCCCTAATGAAACTTAAAGTTTAGATTTCTTACTAAAATAtgcggtgcccactagggtggtcaTGTTTAAAAAAtggtccacccatggaccaAGGGTTtatgttggcccaatattttggcccaagaaagaaaaacgcattcagcccaaaactctcgaggaagtcgaattctgactaaagaaaggaagaggaagttgcaccaagttaatggggcggcaaaactcgacaacaacaattactgctaaacacaggcacatgtaacacgtgccacattgaccaagtcaaattccccccacgatggtcgaaaacatggccaggaaacggttggagcagttgaagcacacgatctccaccaccatgcgcagaacttccggagcaagcatcagatcgtgggagaaaccagacccactaacctatccactgagaaaaaaaaaaccgtcAAGGACACGCAGAAcacgaaactctataaataggagaatccaattcagaaagggggttcccaactcaaactctgaaaaattcaccagaaagctctaatgtccgcatcaatgagactcaaggagcaaaacgtgatgatgaaggagtacgttgcagaaccaacactttagtttccctgcatttcagcttgttgatttccagttcttttgtgcagtttgtttgtcgaaatctgcagttcatgtagttttcatgttattttagtttgtttgactgttttgtaatcgactcgtattcaataaattccagtttcatctgagctGCTTGTTattgtcgaaaacacattcatgtacacacaacactttggcaaagcgttttctcaaaaggaccctgaaatctaaattgatatgtaaataagtaacacaagaaagggggggtttgaattgtgttcttaaaaattacttgttaaaactttagtttatgaaaagaagataagttcttaaggaaattgttctggtgacttttcaaaaactgtttagtgcagcggaagtaaataaataaagcagaacgatcagcacacaggaatttatactggttcaccctaaacgattgggctacgtccagtacttggccaccaccaagattttcactagcaagtatcaaggacttctccaatacaagtattagacaggacttctccaagtattatcacggacttctccaagtattgtacaggactcctcctagtattatcacggacttctccaagtattgtacaggactcctcctacaatcaacaagattgtttggctctacaagaaatctcttctcaaaagagttggtgtagacaatttatggcactggaactctcaagtgttttgggttctgaaaggacgttggaatacacaagagttcagaatctaagagagaagtaagagaagaggtttgactcttttaaggtttggtattctctcttgatttagcagaggtatgagatcggatttgactcttaggaaatctgctgtgagcttttaatgctttgaagaatgttttgataactgctctgagttctttcttttcttgcaataaatttctcttcttcttttcttcaatcttcagatatgtcctttatatatgatcttgctagttgtgtagccgttgagacacaaaatctggccgttgtttgtagccgttgtgagtgtcatctaaccattgattcaaatctccggttggtagcttcattaaatgcatgctgctgttcaaaactatcctttagccaaaaaggtgtactttgtcagctagtaggtggtgatagctttgggctactttgcagaagagagacattttggaaaagtgatgttgacgtgttgtcctttttcctcttcattggtcatcgagacttctctcttcaaagataaatcagtttgcacgtgaccagattagtttccttctgactggagcatggggcaaatagttgagatacaattttgactttcccgctcaaagacttcttctgaaattctgaggtatgacgtggcatagaacgatacagaataagtgtcttccttgtttactggacgatgcggtcatatcttgcgtaaacttctttttccttataaggcttagacatattcgttgaagcatgcgaccttataatatatatttcctgaaaaatgtcattaacatctggaattagattttagtatagaaaggtatttataaaaattgttaggatcaaaataagattgaaacacgttgtaacacgtttgaacttaacataaacttcctttagtcgaactaagaggatatttgtttaccaaaaatccgtgtaaacagtttagtaatttatatataaaaaaattaaaaccctaatcccttcttctccttccctaGATCTAGATCTTCCCCTTCTGCACCTTCTGCATCCTACACCTTCAGCATATACTCCCTAATCCTCAAACCCATATAGAGCTACGACCAATCCACTCTCGACACTGTTTCTGTCTTCAAAGACATCGGCGCCAACTTCGACGTCCTCTCCGGCCTCCTCTACTCCGCCGTCACACCCTACTCCAACCGCCGTGACTCCAGCTTCACCAAATGGACCTCCTCGCTCGCCGGGCCTTGGATTGTTGTCGCTGTCAGCGCCGTTCAGATCCAAATCCAGTACCTCCTCCCCTCTGCCACTCATCCTCCTCCACAACTACTCCAGGCTACGAAATCTGGAAATTTGTTGCATCTCCGATCTGGGTTTTGATGAAATTTGGGTTTTATCTTGCTGGCAATTTGGCATGGATTTAGAATCAAATGTAGTACTGGGTTCATGGGATTAATATAAACAAACGCTCCTTTTAGGAAGAATAAACTGGGTCTATTGAAAATGATAACATCATATATAATCTTCATCTTGTTGGCAATTTGTATGTCCATTTGAGGATTCAGACTGAGAATGTTCTTGTTGATGTTATTCCCAGTCCATCGAAGGCGGAGGCGGCCGTGCCGGGGTCGGGGCTCGCGGGGAGGAGGCGGGAGTATGGGCTGAGGTGCTGAGGAAAGGTGGTGGAGGAGGGTAGCAGTACCAGGGagaagggagaagaagaagagaggtcTATTTACACTTTCACCCTTTTATCATCCATCAGATCCTAGCTATTCAAATAAGGAATATTTTTAGATTCTTAAATCTAACGGTTTTTAAgcctggtccaccggtggaccaaataTATaacttgcccaccctagtgggaaccAAAATATGCAAGGATTTGCCTTTTAGTATTGTATCTCATTGCTAAAGGCAAGACTGAGAAAAGAGCAAATTGTTGATTAAATTATATGGTTGTTATAGGGTAGACCATCTTCAAAATGGTCCACCGATGAACCAACGGGTATAATGGAAAAAACACTTCAAATTCATGATGTTCCATAATCAACCACTCTCTTTGTCGCCATTGCCACCACCCTACCCTCTTCGTCGGCCACTGCAACACCACACCCTCTTTGTCGTTGTTCTTGTCTCACTCGGATGGGCTATGGGAACGGCGAAGTTTGATCTTAACATAGTGGGCCTCTTCATCGCGATTGACGCAGTTGCGCATGGGCTATGGTGGTGAAATCTGACAATgacaaaatttgattttaacAACAACATAGTATCGTTCCTCTTCATCGTGTTCATCCTAGATTTGTCATTGAGATCTCTGCAA
This portion of the Lotus japonicus ecotype B-129 chromosome 3, LjGifu_v1.2 genome encodes:
- the LOC130748988 gene encoding patellin-6-like, giving the protein MQRFHLGLSQNTPFMMDSSLSSSSSPISLKNQNTPFQDPPQASPKPSKKSLVASLMGAATTLRTPSFKEDNYFISLLKSSEKKALQELKEKLLASSDSSSDSGSSMWGVPLLGGDDRADVILLKFLRARDFRVGEALNMLLKCLAWRKEFAAETVAEEDLGFKELEGVIAYMQGYDREGHPVCYNAYGVFRDKDMYERIFGDEEKLKKFLRWRVQVLERGIKLLHFKPGGVNSLIQVTDLKDMPKRELRVASNQILSLFQDNYPEMVARKIFINVPWYFSMLYSMFSPFLTQRTKSKFVISKEGNAAETLYKFIRPEDIPVQYGGLNRPSDLQNGPPKPASEFTVKGGEKVNIQIEGIEADATITWDIVVGGWDLEYSAEFVPNAEGSYTIAVEKPRKIGASEEAIHNSFTSKESGKMVLSVDNSASRKKKVAAYRYVVRKCSTS